Proteins co-encoded in one Bos taurus isolate L1 Dominette 01449 registration number 42190680 breed Hereford chromosome X, ARS-UCD2.0, whole genome shotgun sequence genomic window:
- the LOC107132075 gene encoding ferritin light chain-like, translating to MSTQIQQSSPEMEAAASRLIKLHLEVSSTYVSLSVYFEGSGMAMNGVGHFFRMLAKEKQEGAQLLLKMRKSWGDGALVQSGQTLSPEKWNASVEAMEYAVALEKSLNQALLDLHALGRASADVQLCEFLERRFLEDEMMLLKKMGDHLANLRKITSPQAGLQAGLAEYLFEKLSFQCD from the coding sequence ATGAGCACCCAGATCCAGCAGAGTTCTCCCGAGATGGAAGCAGCGGCCAGCCGCCTGATCAAACTGCACCTAGAGGTCTCATCCACCTACGTCTCCCTGAGCGTTTACTTTGAAGGCAGTGGAATGGCTATGAATGGTGTGGGCCATTTCTTCAGGATGTTGGCTAAGGAGAAGCAGGAGGGCGCCCAGCTTCTCTTGAAGATGCGAAAGTCCTGGGGTGATGGCGCCCTGGTCCAGAGTGGACAGACGCTGTCCCCAGAGAAGTGGAATGCCAGCGTGGAGGCCATGGAGTACGCTGTGGCCCTGGAGAAAAGCCTGAACCAGGCGCTACTGGATCTGCACGCCCTGGGTCGTGCGAGCGCTGATGTCCAGCTCTGCGAGTTCCTGGAGCGCCGCTTCCTGGAGGACGAGATGATGCTCCTTAAGAAGATGGGTGACCACCTGGCCAACTTGCGCAAGATAACCAGCCCTCAGGCTGGGCTGCAGGCCGGGCTGGCCGAGTATCTCTTCGAAAAGCTCTCCTTCCAGTGCGACTAG